The genomic stretch GAGCCTGTCTTGCAAGACTTGGTCGTTTTTCTCCGGAAGCCTTCAGATTTCCCAGCTCGCTTCCATATAGATTGGAATGTTAGAGGAGACACAATCATTGAGGACCCGGTCTATAAAGAGCTCCGCAAGAGGTTACATCGTTTGAGCCGCAACCTATCCAAAGCGATCCGTCAAAAAGATTCCGAAGAAGCAAAAAGACTTAAAAAAGAGCAGGCTGAGGTTGCTGGATTGCTGAAAGATTTTAGAGGGACTGCCTACATTGAAAACCCAGACATCGACGCCGCAGACATTCCTTTGCTATTTCTTGGTGCTGCTGAAATAGAGGGTCCGGTCATGGAATGGCCTCCGAAGTCTTTCGCTGCGATGAAATTGGACGAGTCTCAGACCTTGGATTCAGAGTCTATCAGCGAATCTCTTTACTACTTCATCCAGAAGGCGTTTCGACGGCCGGTTTCGAAAGAAGAATTGAATACATATGTGGATCCAATTCTTGCCGCCCAAAAAGAGTTTGGCCTCTCATATATGGAAACCATGCGTTTCGGACTTCAGACTGTTTTGGTCTCTCCTGGTTTTCTCTTGATCCAAGAGCCTCAACAAGTCGATTCGGTTCGCCCTTTGAACGACTTCGAAATTGCGAATCGTCTTTCCTATTTCCTTTGGAATTCCATGCCCAATACAGAGCTCTTTGCCAAAGCTGCTCGGGGCTATTTGAGCAACCCTAGCATCCGCAGGGAGCAGGTTGAGCGAATGTTGGCAGATCCTAAGGCCGACAGGTTCATAAATAGCTTCGCGGGTCAATGGCTCAGTGTCAGGGACTTTGGTTCGGTGCAGCCCAATCGGAGTTTCGAGAAGCGTAAAGATGGCCTTTATTACGATGAGGAACTGTTGAGAGCTTCAATTGGTGAACCGATCGAGTTCTTTAAACATGTCCTCAACGAAAACCTCCCGATCACAAACTTCATCGATTCCGATTTCTTGATTATTAACGAGCGCCTCGCTCAGCACTATCAAATACCAGATGTAGATGGGCGTGAGTTCCGTAAGGTGAGTATTCCAGACGGTGTGCAGCGTAGAGGTGTGTTAGGGATGGCGGGATTGCTCACACTTTTATCTGATGGAGACCGCACTCTGCCAGTGACACGTGCGACTTGGGTGCGGGAGAAACTGTTCCATGACCCACCGCCACCGCCCCCTCCGGGTGCTGGGGAAATTCAGCCAAATACGCAGGGAGAGAAACTTACAGTCCGCCAACGCTTGGAGTTACACCGGCAAGAGCCGACTTGCGCGAGCTGTCACGCCGGGCTTGATGGATATGGTTTAGCGCTGGAAAACTATGATGCGATTGGGGCCTGGCGCACCCATGAGAACAGAAATAAGTGGTCAGCTATTGATGCCAGTGGGCATCTCAAGTCTGGCCGAACTTTCGGCAATCTTGAGGAATATAAAAAGGCTCTGCTAGAAGAGCGCGACCGCTTCGGACATGCATTCATCACTCAAATGCTCACCTATGCGCTCACGCGTCCCGTTGGCGTGATTGATAGAGCGACTGTCGAAGACATTTATCGCCAGCTCGAAAGGGACGATTTCCGTATCCAGACGGTGGTCCATGCGATTGTTAACAGTGATCTTTTCCTGACTAAGTAAATTAACCTTTTCCCATCATTCATTATGAACATTCAAAAAAACGAAGTATTACCCCGCCGATCTTTTCTTCGTGGAGCCACTGTCGCGATGGCACTGCCCTGGTTGGAGTGCATGAGCCCCTTATCTAAATCGTATGCGAGTGCTGGAGGAATTGGAGCCGGTGAACGCCCGAGTAGAGCAGTCTTTTGCATGTGGGGGATGGGAGTAAATGGTCGAGATTTCACCCCCAAAACGCTCGGCAGGAATTGGGAGGTGACACCCATTCTTAAACCGCTGGATCGTCTGCGTGATGAATTCTCAATTATCTCAGGCCTGAAGCTTAACCACTCGGGTGGACACACGGGGGATCGCACATTTCTGACCGGGACCAATACTAAGGCAAGTGGTGTCAAGCTTTTGGCGTCCTGCGACCAACAATTGGCGAAAGCAATTGGCCAAGACACACGTTTTCAGTCGCTGGTTCTCGGAATACGACGTGGGACAGGTTTTGGAAACCCTCAAGATCACACGCTGTCATGGAGTGAATATGGCACACCTCTACCCGCGGAAAACCGCCCCGATGTCATTTTTGATCGCTTATTTCGCCAGGAGACTCCTGAGGAAATGAAAGCACGGCGTACATCCTCTAAGCAACGCGGTTCAATCTTAGATATTGTCCGAGATTCTGCGAAGAGATTGAATAATCGACTAGGATCTAATGACCGTGAAAAACTGGATGAGTATTTCACCTCTGTGCGTCTGGTGGAGAAGAAGATGCAGTCTGATCTTGAGTGGATGGCAAAGCCTCGCCCCGCGGTGGATCCCATTGAATTCGGTAACACACAGGCGATTGATCCGAAGCAGGGTAAGAATGATTCTTTCGACTACAGCAACTATCAGCGCTTGATGTATGACGTTATTGCGCTGGCTCTCCAGACTGATAGCACGCGTGTCATATCATACATGCCGCGCATGGATTTGCGTGACGGGACCTTCACTTTCAGATCTGAGGGTTGCCCCTATGGTTACCACGAAATGACTCACCACGGTGAAGAGAAAGACAAACTCCAGTGGCTGACGAAGGTGGACACTTGGTATTCCAATGAATGGGCTTATTTCATCGATAAGCTCAAGTCTATCCGTGAGGGCAATGAGACCCTGTTAGACCACACTCTTTTGAGCTGGGGGAGCACGGGTGGTACACTCAACGCGCACAACAGGCATGAACTTCCCACCATGTTCTTCGGAGGCAAGGCGTTGGGAGTGACGCACCAGGGGCATGTTCGCCACGACGACACCATGCTCGGAAACCTCTGGCAGAGCTACTTTGATATCCTCGGTGTGCCGCTTCCTGAAAATTTCCAGGGTGGTGAAGCGGACGGCACGTTTAAAGAGCTCTATTCAGTTTAGAAGCCACGGTGGAATTGGGAGATTTTTCAGTTTTTCACTTCCTTATCCAGATTGTTCAACCGCCCTGGAGCTGTCTGTAGCGCGAACTTATCGTAATGATAAAGATAGTCTCTCGGTGCATTGCCTGAATTTTTTGATATGCAAGGTCGATAGAGACCAATCGATCAAACATGGGTAGCTAGGACTTTCTCAATAGTGCCCTCTGCACTTGTGTTTCGAGCTGAGTATCCGATCTTGATCCTTTGCGATCATGCTTGGGGATATCCATATTAAGGGTGCGCGGGAGCACAATCTGAAGAATCTCGAACTGCGGATTCCTCGGGATGCGTTGGTGGTGATTACCGGGGTGAGCGGTTCGGGTAAGTCTTCGTTAGCTTTTGATACCCTTTACGCGGAAGGCTACCGCAAATACATGGATAGCCTGTCGACCAAAGCGCGGCAGGTGCTCGACCAGATGCCACGTCCTGATGTTGATTATGTGCATGGACTATCGCCGGTGATTGCCATTGAGCAGCGCACGGGTGGTGGAGTGAATCCACGGAGCACGGTGGCTTCAGTAACAGAAGTCGCCGATTATGCGCGGATACTCTGGTCGGTGATGGCCGACCAGTTTTGCCCTAAAGATGGGGGGAGGATCGTTCGGCGCAGTTTGGATGATTGCATTGAGCGGGTCTTTCAGGAGCCCGAAGGCGCGCGGCTTATCTTGCTGGCTCCGATCCTGAATGCCAAGCCGGCGGTCCTGCGCGAGGAATTACCACGGCTGCAACAAAAGGGATTTAGTCGCATCAGGATCTACGGCGAGATCGTCGAGTTGGATGAACCGGGAATCGTTCGTCCTGGCAGGGATCCTGTCGCGGTGGATCTTGTGGTAGATCGCATTGTTCTGAGGCCGGACCAACGTGCGCGTCTGGCGGATTCCCTTGAGCTTTGTTTTCGTGAAGGTGACAACCGGGCAACCGTTCTGTCTCAGGTGGCTCGCGATGCTGAGTGGTCGGAAATTGCACTCTCTCAGAACCTGGCCTGCGAAATCTGCGGTACCGTCTATCCCGCGCTTACCCCCAAGCACTTTTCTTGGAATCATGTCGAGGGAGCATGTGATACTTGCGGCGGTTTGGGGACTGTGCGGGCATTCGAGGACCATCTGTTAGTGCCAGACCCCACCAAGTCGGTGAAAAATGGAGCGATCAAACCGTGGCGACTGGGTTCCAAGGCTATGATCATTAAACGGAATGCTATCTTGAAGCAATTGGCAGAGCAGCTTCCCTTTGATCCCAATTTGGCCTGGGAGAAATTGGATGAGACCGTCCGTCACCAAATTCTACGCGGTACCGGTGAGCGCTTGTTCAGCTTCAAGCTGAAGCCAGGTAATTCCAAGCCTGAGGTGATGCCTTATGCGGGTGTTGTTGCCGACCTCGAGGAGTCTTTTCGCACCAGTTCCAGTGATGGGTTTCGAGCGAAACTGTCTTTGTATCAATCCGAACAGATTTGTCCGGACTGTAAAGGCCTACGTCTCAATGGCTTGGCACGTAGCGCTTTGTTAGAAGGCCTGTCTTTTCCCGAGTTTTTGGCTATGGATATCGGCGAGGCTAAGACGTTTGTCGACGCGCGTCTGGTCAACAATCCCAGCTATCACATGGTCGGTGATGCGATTCACGGTATTCAGGAACGCCTCCAGTTTCTTGGCGAGGTAGGCCTGAGCTATCTCGGTTTGGATAGACTCTACAATACCTTGTCAGGAGGTGAGGCTCAGCGCGTGCGTCTCGCGACCCAGCTTGGCATGGGACTCGTTGGTGTCGTCTATGTGCTCGATGAACCCAGCATCGGCCTGCATCCGATCGACAACAAGCGGCTCATCGATACCATGAAGAATCTCCGAGACCGGGGTAACAGCGTTATCGTGGTCGAGCATGATGAGGAAACGATTGCAGCTGCTGATAGTGTGATTGAGATCGGTCCTAGTGCTGGCGTTTCAGGAGGTGAGCTGGTCTTTCAAGGGACACCAGAGGCTTGTATGCAGTCCAAAGCTAGTAGGACGGGCCCGTTTCTGTCTGGTAAATCGCGCATCCATAGAGATGCCGCCCTTCGTGGTGATGGGGGCTCACGCGTCCAGATCAATGGAGCCCGCGAGCACAACCTCAAAGATGTCGATGCATCTATTTATTTTGGCCTATTGACCGTAGTTTGCGGTGTGTCAGGGTCGGGTAAAAGTACTTTGATCAACGATGTTTTGGGGCGAGCTGCTGCCTTCCGCTTGAATGGAGCGAAGGAGATACCTGGAGCCCATACTAAAATACAAGGTCTAGAGCAGCTACAGTCCGTGATTAGAGTGGACCAGTCGCCTATAGGACGGAGCCCACGTTCCAATCCGGCGACATTTACCAAGCTCTTTGATATTCTCCGCGATTTGTATTCTAAGACCCCGCTAGCGAAAGTACGCGGTTACGGAGCGAGTCGTTTTAGTTTCAACATCGCCGGAGGGCGCTGTGAACGCTGCAAGGGAGATGGTGTGATTAAACTGGATATGCAGTTCATGGCAGATGCCTATGTGACCTGTCCCAGTTGTAATGGGAAGCGCTATAATCGTGAGACACTCGAAGTGCTTTTCAAAGGGCATTCTATCGCCGATGCGCTGGATCTCTCCGTCGACGAGGCGATGCGTGTCTTTGATAAAGTCCCCAAAGTCCGTGAAAAACTTGAAACCTTGCAGTCAGTTGGCCTGGGTTACATCAAGCTAGGTCAGGCGGCGTCCACGCTTTCAGGTGGTGAGGCACAACGTATCAAGCTCTCGCTAGAGCTCAGCAAACGTAACACCGGGCAGACACTCTACATCTTGGATGAGCCTACAACGGGCCTGCATGCGGCTGATATCCAGCGGCTTATGGATTTACTGTTCCGACTGCGGGACCAAGGGAACACGGTAATCATCATCGAGCATAACCTCGATGTCATCAACTTGGCTGACTATATCCTTGAGTTGGGACCCGTGGGTGGAAAGGAGGGGGGGCACCTCGTTTATAGCGGTGAGCGCTCCGATTTCTCCAAGGTAGACACCCCAACGGCTCATTGCCTCCGCGAGCATTTGGGTCGCTTTCGCAGCGTATGATATCATTTTGCGATTCTCTCGGTTCAAAAAAATAACAATCCCTCAACTGTCTTTCTGCCTCGTGACTGCTCTATTCGCCTGCCAAATCCCGATTACGAACACGACAACGAAAACGATCACGATTTAGAGTCGCATGACGGTATGATTGGAAGGACTGCAACAAGACGCTGGAGTTGCATGCATTGGCAGGCCGAACAGGCCGCATTTGATGCACGATGGCGCTCTTGGTTTGGGGAGCAGAGAGAGCGTCGTGGACTCGGTATAAAGCATCCGATCTGGGATTTTCTCTTCGAATACTATCGGGTGAATCGCAACCGAGTAGAGCGCTGGCATCCGCCGGTCGATATAGAACTTCGAGGTGAAGCCATTAGCCAGTTCGCTTGGATTCAGGGATTTGTTATCGACGACAACGGTGGCATGTTGGATTCATCTAGGATCGATGAGGGGGTACGCCGACGTCTCAAGTGGATACATGGCTTGCTGGAAGCTACGCTTCATCGCACGCCACGTTTTCAGTGCTTCGGTCTCCATGAATGGGCTATGGTTTATCGAGATAATGAAGTTCGGCATGGAGCGACGCCTCTACGCTTACCGCAAGATGAAATTGCTGAGTTGGTAGAATCTCGCTTGGTGTGCTGTTCGCACTATGATGCTTATCGTTTTTTCTCACCAGGGGCCACTCCACTCAATACGTTGAATCCCACCCAGGACACCCGCTATGCCAATGAGCAGCACGGCTGTATCCATTACAACATGGACCTCTATAAATGGTGTTACAAAGCCTTTCCTTGGATCAGCTCGGACTGCCTGTCGGATGCACTTGGTTTGGCCAAAGATGCCCGTCTCCTCGATATGCGAGCGTCTCCCTACGATTTAGCAGCTTATGGCATCGAGCCCATTCGCATCGAAACTTCTGACGGCAGCAGCACATACCAGAGAGAGCAAAGAGCCATTGCCGAGCGGGGTAAGGGATTGGCGGGGAGGATGTCTGCTGAGCTGATGCAGCTCGGGGTCAGCAATCACTGATGACAACATGTGAAGATTTGTCATCGCTTTTTACCAAAAAAGGGGGCTGCTGCTGTGCATAGTGGGCTCTAGATAATCTAAGTAAGGTGATTTTTTTGACGAA from Opitutales bacterium encodes the following:
- a CDS encoding DUF1592 domain-containing protein, which produces EPVLQDLVVFLRKPSDFPARFHIDWNVRGDTIIEDPVYKELRKRLHRLSRNLSKAIRQKDSEEAKRLKKEQAEVAGLLKDFRGTAYIENPDIDAADIPLLFLGAAEIEGPVMEWPPKSFAAMKLDESQTLDSESISESLYYFIQKAFRRPVSKEELNTYVDPILAAQKEFGLSYMETMRFGLQTVLVSPGFLLIQEPQQVDSVRPLNDFEIANRLSYFLWNSMPNTELFAKAARGYLSNPSIRREQVERMLADPKADRFINSFAGQWLSVRDFGSVQPNRSFEKRKDGLYYDEELLRASIGEPIEFFKHVLNENLPITNFIDSDFLIINERLAQHYQIPDVDGREFRKVSIPDGVQRRGVLGMAGLLTLLSDGDRTLPVTRATWVREKLFHDPPPPPPPGAGEIQPNTQGEKLTVRQRLELHRQEPTCASCHAGLDGYGLALENYDAIGAWRTHENRNKWSAIDASGHLKSGRTFGNLEEYKKALLEERDRFGHAFITQMLTYALTRPVGVIDRATVEDIYRQLERDDFRIQTVVHAIVNSDLFLTK
- a CDS encoding DUF1552 domain-containing protein, which gives rise to MNIQKNEVLPRRSFLRGATVAMALPWLECMSPLSKSYASAGGIGAGERPSRAVFCMWGMGVNGRDFTPKTLGRNWEVTPILKPLDRLRDEFSIISGLKLNHSGGHTGDRTFLTGTNTKASGVKLLASCDQQLAKAIGQDTRFQSLVLGIRRGTGFGNPQDHTLSWSEYGTPLPAENRPDVIFDRLFRQETPEEMKARRTSSKQRGSILDIVRDSAKRLNNRLGSNDREKLDEYFTSVRLVEKKMQSDLEWMAKPRPAVDPIEFGNTQAIDPKQGKNDSFDYSNYQRLMYDVIALALQTDSTRVISYMPRMDLRDGTFTFRSEGCPYGYHEMTHHGEEKDKLQWLTKVDTWYSNEWAYFIDKLKSIREGNETLLDHTLLSWGSTGGTLNAHNRHELPTMFFGGKALGVTHQGHVRHDDTMLGNLWQSYFDILGVPLPENFQGGEADGTFKELYSV
- the uvrA gene encoding excinuclease ABC subunit UvrA, with the protein product MLGDIHIKGAREHNLKNLELRIPRDALVVITGVSGSGKSSLAFDTLYAEGYRKYMDSLSTKARQVLDQMPRPDVDYVHGLSPVIAIEQRTGGGVNPRSTVASVTEVADYARILWSVMADQFCPKDGGRIVRRSLDDCIERVFQEPEGARLILLAPILNAKPAVLREELPRLQQKGFSRIRIYGEIVELDEPGIVRPGRDPVAVDLVVDRIVLRPDQRARLADSLELCFREGDNRATVLSQVARDAEWSEIALSQNLACEICGTVYPALTPKHFSWNHVEGACDTCGGLGTVRAFEDHLLVPDPTKSVKNGAIKPWRLGSKAMIIKRNAILKQLAEQLPFDPNLAWEKLDETVRHQILRGTGERLFSFKLKPGNSKPEVMPYAGVVADLEESFRTSSSDGFRAKLSLYQSEQICPDCKGLRLNGLARSALLEGLSFPEFLAMDIGEAKTFVDARLVNNPSYHMVGDAIHGIQERLQFLGEVGLSYLGLDRLYNTLSGGEAQRVRLATQLGMGLVGVVYVLDEPSIGLHPIDNKRLIDTMKNLRDRGNSVIVVEHDEETIAAADSVIEIGPSAGVSGGELVFQGTPEACMQSKASRTGPFLSGKSRIHRDAALRGDGGSRVQINGAREHNLKDVDASIYFGLLTVVCGVSGSGKSTLINDVLGRAAAFRLNGAKEIPGAHTKIQGLEQLQSVIRVDQSPIGRSPRSNPATFTKLFDILRDLYSKTPLAKVRGYGASRFSFNIAGGRCERCKGDGVIKLDMQFMADAYVTCPSCNGKRYNRETLEVLFKGHSIADALDLSVDEAMRVFDKVPKVREKLETLQSVGLGYIKLGQAASTLSGGEAQRIKLSLELSKRNTGQTLYILDEPTTGLHAADIQRLMDLLFRLRDQGNTVIIIEHNLDVINLADYILELGPVGGKEGGHLVYSGERSDFSKVDTPTAHCLREHLGRFRSV
- a CDS encoding 3-methyladenine DNA glycosylase, whose translation is MHWQAEQAAFDARWRSWFGEQRERRGLGIKHPIWDFLFEYYRVNRNRVERWHPPVDIELRGEAISQFAWIQGFVIDDNGGMLDSSRIDEGVRRRLKWIHGLLEATLHRTPRFQCFGLHEWAMVYRDNEVRHGATPLRLPQDEIAELVESRLVCCSHYDAYRFFSPGATPLNTLNPTQDTRYANEQHGCIHYNMDLYKWCYKAFPWISSDCLSDALGLAKDARLLDMRASPYDLAAYGIEPIRIETSDGSSTYQREQRAIAERGKGLAGRMSAELMQLGVSNH